Part of the Cloacibacterium caeni genome is shown below.
GTTTTCGCCACTTGCAATAATTGGTGTATACGCAAAACCTTTACTTCTATTTCTCAAAAATTCGTGCATCAATTCTGCTTCAATTTCGTACTCCCAAACTCCAGGTTTCACGAAAGAAAGCAATCTTCTCACGCCTTTTTCGGTGATGTTACATGCTTTTTGTAATAATTCTAGTTCTTCTGGTTCTTTGATACTTCTCAAATGCTGAAGAATAGGATTACTTCTTAAAATTTCATGAAGCGGAAACTCTCTTTTTACTCTTTCGATGAATCTATCTTCACGAGTTTGCACTTCTAAAACCGCTCTATAATGCTCATTTCTATTGAGATAAATATTTTCGGCTTCGTTCATCAAATTGTAGAAAATTCTATCAAAATCTGATAACCAAAGTACTGTTTTCACTCCAGAAACTTCAGTTGCTTTTTCTTTGGTCAATTTTTCGCCTTCCCAAACAGCGATATGTTCATTGGTTTCTCTTAAAAAAAGAATTTCACGGTGTTCTTCATTATAAGCATCAGGAAAAATCAACAAAATGCTCTCCTCTTGGTCTACTCCGCTCAGATAAAAAATATCTCTATGCTGCGCAAAAGGCATTGTAGAGTCTGAACTTACTGGATAAATATCATTAGAATTAAAAATAGCCAAAGAATTAGGCTGCATTTTTTCTACAAACTTTTTACGATTTTTGATAAAAAGTGAACTAGAAATTTGTTCGTATTTAGTTGTCATTGTATGAAAATTAGAAAGTTTGGTAAAGTTAATGAATTTTGAAAAAAGCGATAAGGCTTTAGCATCATTAATTTCCGTTAATTTTTATGTTAATTTTTCCGTTAATTTTTTAAATTGTTTTTCGGCATCTTTTCCTTCGTATAAAATACTGAAAACTGTGTTGATGATTGGCGTTTTCAATTTCTTTTCGTAAGCAATTTCATAAATTCCACGAGTTGCGTAATATCCTTCTGCAACCATGCTCATAGATTGCACCGCAGATTTCACGGTATAACCTTTACCGATAAGATTTCCTAAATTTCTATTTCTAGAAAAAAGTGAATAAGCAGTTACCAATAAATCTCCTAAATATGCACTATCATTCACTTCTCTGTGCTCTGGATAGATTGCATCTAAAAACAATTCCATTTCTCTAATTGCATTAGAAACCAAAACCGCATTAAAGTTATCACCATAACCTAATCCACTTGCAATTCCTGCTGCAATAGCATAAATATTTTTAAGAATAGCACTGTATTCATTGCCTAAAATATCTTTGGAACAGCTTACTTTGATATAATCCGAAGTAAAAAGTTCTCTAAGTGAATCAATATGTTCTTTTTCTGCTGCTGCAATGGTAAGATAAGACAATCTTTCCATCGCCACTTCTTCTGCGTGACAAGGCCCTGCAATTACCGCCTGACTTCTGAAACCAATTTTAAAAACATCTCTTAAATAATGCGCTACCACATCATTATGTTTAGGAACAATCCCTTTGATTGCAGAAACGAATAATTTTCCTTCGTAATCGCAAGTCATTTTTTCTATTGCATCTACAAGATAGATAGAAGGAGTTGCTAAAACTACGATATCACAAGCAGAAACCAACTCATTAATATCTGTAGTGATTTTTAGTTTTTTTACATCAAAAGTAACCGAAGTAAGGTAGTTAGGATTATGACCGCGCAATTCTAGAGCTCCTTTTACAAACTCATTTCTTACGCACCAATGCACCAATTTCGCATTTTCTAATAGCATTTTTACAATTGCCGTAGCGAAACTGCCGCTTCCTACAACCCCAATAGTTGGCAATGTTTTGCCTTTCTTTTTAGCCATTTTAAAAAATTTGGTAGAAAAACAAAGATACAAATTATAGTGAGAAGCTAAACCTTAAAAAAATCATATTAACAAAAATAGATTTCACAGATTGACTTTATCTGCTGAGTTTCAAGTATAATAAAAGCAATAATAATCCATTATTTTTTAACAAATTTATACTTTTATTAACAATACTTTGGCATAATTTTTATCATAATTCATCGTTTTTGGATGAGCAAAAACATTGATTTAAAATATTTTAATTAATTTTGGCGTCGCTAAAAATTGAAAAACTGAGAAAAAAGTAATGAAGAAATTTTTTATAAAAAAGAAGAATGTTCAGCTATTCATGGGCGCTCTTCTTTTCGTAATCCTTCTGCAAAGTTTTGTTATTGCAAAATTATATTCAGAAAAAGATGACAAAAACTATCAAGTCAATTTAGTAAAAATTAACACCCAAAAAGACAGCTTAGATTTCTTTAAATTAAAAAATGATTTAGCTGCTGTAGACAATACAGTAAGAACAATCAACAATTATTTAAAGGCAAAAAACGCTTCTAATCTAAGTATAGAAGCTCTATCTAGAGACAGCTTATCTAGTTCGGTTTATCTGTCTAATCAGAGTTCTAGATATTCTGAATATCTCGTAGAATTAGAAAAACGTTTACAACAAGTTCCAGTAGGGCATCCTATAAACAATGGCTTTCTATCTTCTAATTTCGGAATGAGAAAAAATCCTATTCCGTCTAAGAAAATCCTACTCGCTTCTGCAAGACCTCTT
Proteins encoded:
- a CDS encoding aminopeptidase P family protein, producing MTTKYEQISSSLFIKNRKKFVEKMQPNSLAIFNSNDIYPVSSDSTMPFAQHRDIFYLSGVDQEESILLIFPDAYNEEHREILFLRETNEHIAVWEGEKLTKEKATEVSGVKTVLWLSDFDRIFYNLMNEAENIYLNRNEHYRAVLEVQTREDRFIERVKREFPLHEILRSNPILQHLRSIKEPEELELLQKACNITEKGVRRLLSFVKPGVWEYEIEAELMHEFLRNRSKGFAYTPIIASGENANVLHYIANNMQCKDGDVILLDVGAEYANYSSDLTRMIPVNGKFTARQKEIYNAVLDMKNFATSLLVPGNNWYDYHKECGEFYTSKFLELGLLDKADVQNQDKNWPAYKKYMMHGTSHHLGLDTHDYGILKDKFVENMVFTVEPGIYLPAEGFGVRIEDDMVIQNSGPAFNLMKNIPIEVEEIEELMNS
- a CDS encoding NAD(P)H-dependent glycerol-3-phosphate dehydrogenase, with the protein product MAKKKGKTLPTIGVVGSGSFATAIVKMLLENAKLVHWCVRNEFVKGALELRGHNPNYLTSVTFDVKKLKITTDINELVSACDIVVLATPSIYLVDAIEKMTCDYEGKLFVSAIKGIVPKHNDVVAHYLRDVFKIGFRSQAVIAGPCHAEEVAMERLSYLTIAAAEKEHIDSLRELFTSDYIKVSCSKDILGNEYSAILKNIYAIAAGIASGLGYGDNFNAVLVSNAIREMELFLDAIYPEHREVNDSAYLGDLLVTAYSLFSRNRNLGNLIGKGYTVKSAVQSMSMVAEGYYATRGIYEIAYEKKLKTPIINTVFSILYEGKDAEKQFKKLTEKLT
- a CDS encoding M23 family metallopeptidase produces the protein MKKFFIKKKNVQLFMGALLFVILLQSFVIAKLYSEKDDKNYQVNLVKINTQKDSLDFFKLKNDLAAVDNTVRTINNYLKAKNASNLSIEALSRDSLSSSVYLSNQSSRYSEYLVELEKRLQQVPVGHPINNGFLSSNFGMRKNPIPSKKILLASARPLAISSEKIEKDSAGNVINKSNVNVASKNAAPAEKDQMQFHKGIDYGVSYGSDVMCTATGKVIFAGQKSGYGNCVIISHGNGLATLYAHLSKINVKANQSVKAGEVIAQSGNSGRSTGPHLHYEVHKNNTPVNPKLFLNL